A single genomic interval of Zingiber officinale cultivar Zhangliang chromosome 4A, Zo_v1.1, whole genome shotgun sequence harbors:
- the LOC121972412 gene encoding serine carboxypeptidase-like 19: MSFFQYFFSDVYGPMPIMGIGSGTIIDPDGTILTCADFSSRQVISKGKVANIIFVDSPLGSGFSYSRKYEGYDANDTIWSEQASKFLLQWLVEHPQFISNPLYIAGDSYAGKIVPMVAKRILDGIDEGKEPLLNLQVNCLN, translated from the exons ATGAGCTTTTTCCAATACTTCTTTTCAGATGTATATGGTCCTATGCCTATAATGGGTATAGGGTCTGGCACTATCATTGATCCTGATGGGACGATCTTGACCTGTGCAGACTTTTCTAGTAGGCAAGTGATCTCAAAAGGCAAA GTAGCCAACATTATCTTTGTAGATTCCCCGTTGGGTTCTGGATTCTCATACTCAAGAAAATATGAAGGGTATGATGCCAACGATACTATTTGGTCCGAACAGGCTTCTAAGTTTCTTTTACAG TGGCTTGTTGAGCACCCACAGTTCATCTCCAATCCCCTCTACATTGCTGGGGATTCATATGCTGGAAAAATTGTACCTATGGTGGCCAAAAGAATATTGGATG GTATTGATGAAGGGAAAGAACCATTACTTAACCTCCAGGTAAATTGCTTGAATTGA